Proteins encoded by one window of Patescibacteria group bacterium:
- a CDS encoding HNH endonuclease: MPEKRKYADRAEYLKKAVSLRRKKLRNLAISFKGERCTICGYNRCKQALEFHHLFQAKEFGISAKGYTRSWDKVKKELDKCVLVCANCHREIHQ, from the coding sequence ATGCCGGAAAAGAGAAAATATGCTGATCGTGCTGAATATTTGAAAAAAGCCGTTTCTCTTAGAAGAAAAAAACTAAGAAATCTGGCAATTTCATTTAAAGGCGAGCGATGTACCATTTGTGGATATAATCGGTGCAAACAGGCGCTAGAGTTCCATCACTTGTTCCAAGCAAAAGAATTTGGCATTTCGGCCAAAGGATACACAAGAAGCTGGGACAAAGTGAAGAAAGAACTTGATAAATGTGTTCTTGTTTGCGCCAATTGCCACCGAGAAATACATCAA